CACCGGGTTTTCGACGTTTCGAACGACGAATACGACCCGCTGGGTGTCGCAGAAGCGTTTCACCACACTGTGGTGCTTCGCTGCCACACCAACTACGACATTCCGCTGCATTACCGATCCTTCATGGAGAAATTCAGTTTGGAGGTGCTCGACACGCTTCGAATGCAGTCGAGAGCAGCACCACTCACCTTTGACGTGGAAGTCAACGACGTCACCCACCGCCACGGAGCAGTCTCAGACATCGACTTCTCGGGAATGCTGACGAACAACGTACGGGACATCGCCCGGTGCAGCGCGCTCGCGCAAGGGGAGAGTGGTCGGTGATATCCGCAGCGTCGCATCGACTGTGTCAGGCGGTCGCTGCTTCCGATTTACGGGGTGGAAGCCCGGCCAATCTCATGACGTGAGCCAATGTGCTCTTGTGAACAATTGTCGGCAACACTAGGTTCCACATCTGGTTCAACCGCTCGTACAGGTCGGTTCTGCCGGTCAACATCTCCGAGAGAATCTGCACTCCGGTGAACGAGCCCACGATGAACCGGGCCAGCGCGTCGATGTCGGTGCCCTTGACGATGTCGCCGTCCTCGGCTGCTTGCAGCGCAATCTCTTTGATGGCGTCGATCCAGTCCAAGTACGGTTTTTCTATGGGACCCTGGATACTCCCGATTTCCATCGTCAAGCGCATGCCGCCTCGCGCGATAGGCTCGGTCACGAGCTGCCGCGCCATCTCTTGCGACACCAGCACCAGCATCTCGACCGCGGTGTCGGACTGAGTGCCCACGAGTCGGGTGCCTTCCATGGCCATAGCGTGTTGCGCTTCGATGACCGCGTGCGCGAGCTCTTCCTTGGACGCGAAGTGGAAATACATCGCACCTTTACTCACACCGGCGTGCTGCAGGATGGTGCCCAGACTGGCGGAGTAGCCGAACTTCTCGAAGCTCTTCGCAGCCCCCAAGATGGCGGCCTGGCGCGTAAGAACAGCGCGCTCCTGCATGTGGTACCTATCTCTCGTCGATGGGGGGATATCTTTGAACGATACGTCGAGATCCACCCAACCAGCGTTGTGCTGTCGTCGACGGCGGACATCCACTCCACTCGGTCATCGACGTGGACACCAGCCAGGCAGCGAGAAAGCCACCCATTTGTCGATCTCGGCCCGCGAGCGAAGTCGAACGATA
This region of Rhodococcus sp. PAMC28707 genomic DNA includes:
- a CDS encoding AfsA-related hotdog domain-containing protein yields the protein MTDYSIGPGPAYVVVVVQLPFSHRVFDVSNDEYDPLGVAEAFHHTVVLRCHTNYDIPLHYRSFMEKFSLEVLDTLRMQSRAAPLTFDVEVNDVTHRHGAVSDIDFSGMLTNNVRDIARCSALAQGESGR
- a CDS encoding ScbR family autoregulator-binding transcription factor; protein product: MQERAVLTRQAAILGAAKSFEKFGYSASLGTILQHAGVSKGAMYFHFASKEELAHAVIEAQHAMAMEGTRLVGTQSDTAVEMLVLVSQEMARQLVTEPIARGGMRLTMEIGSIQGPIEKPYLDWIDAIKEIALQAAEDGDIVKGTDIDALARFIVGSFTGVQILSEMLTGRTDLYERLNQMWNLVLPTIVHKSTLAHVMRLAGLPPRKSEAATA